The genome window GGCAACGGGTCGGCCGGCATCGGGCGCAACGTGTTCCTCGACAACCTCGCTCAGAGCAACTCGTTCGTCTTTGCGTTCACCAGCCTGCGGCTGTTCCGCGGCTTCTCGGTGGACTTCTCCGGCAACTACAGCCAGGTGCGCGACCAGATCTTCCTGCCCAAGGGCGGGGCGAGCCGCGACGACCTGCTGCTGCAGCGGCGTGCGCTGGAGACGGGCTACGAGTACTTCTACTTCTTTGGCGTGAGCTACCGCTTCGGCAGCACCAACAACAACGTGGTCAACCCGCGGTTCGGGGGCGGGGGCGGGGGCGGCTTCTTCTTCTTCAACTGATTCCCGTCTACTTTCCGCGATGCGCCGCGCAGTCGGAGTTCTTGCCGGGGTGGTCCTGCTCGCCTGGCTGGCCAGCCTGGCGGCGGTCGCGCGGGCCGCGCGACTGGACCGGGCCGCGCCGGCCGACGCCATCATCGTCCTCGGTGCGGCACAGTACAACGGCCGGCCGTCCCCCGTGCTCAAGGCGCGCCTCGACCACGCGCTCTCGCTGTATCGGAGGGGACTGGCGCCGTTCATCATCGTCACCGGCGGCATCGGCGCCGGTGACACGCTGAGCGAGGCCGCCGTCGCCGAGCGTTACCTGTGGGGGGCCGGCATCCCGGAGCCCGCGATACTGAAGGACGCTACAGGCCACTCCTCCGTCGCATCGCTGCGCGCGGCCGCGCGCAAAGTGCGCGCCCGAAGCGGCCGACGCGTGATCCTCGTGAGCGACGGCTTTCACATGTTGCGCTTGACGATCATCGGGAAACGGCTCCAGCTCGAGCCGCTAGCGTCGCCGGCCACCCAGAGCCCGATCCGCGCGAGTTTCCGGCGGGAGCTGTGGTTTCTGCTCGCGGAGTCGATCAAGGCTCCGATTGCCTTCCTGGTGACGAGGTCATAATGACAGACGCGCAGACGCGCAGACGCACAGCGGTTCACAGGAGTCGGTACGGCGGCACGGCGGTACGGGCGGTGGTGCTCCTGTTCCTCGCCGCCGTTCCGCCGTTCCGTCTGGCGGCCCAGCAGTTGCGCGTCCCCTACTCCACCTTCACGCTCCCCAACGGCCTCCAGGTGATCCTGCACGAGGACCACTCGGTGCCGGTCGTGACCGTGAACACTTGGTACCACGTCGGCTCCGGAGACGAGCGACCCGGGCGCACCGGCCTCGCGCACCTCTTCGAGCACGTCATGTTCATGGGCTCTCAGCACGTGCCGACCGGCGACTTCGACCGGCTCCTCGAGGCCGCGGGCGCCGACAACAACGGCTCGACCACCGAAGACCGGACCAACTATTACGAGGACGGTCCGGCCGGTGCTCTTCCGCTCATGCTGTTCCTGGACGCGGACCGCATGGGCTTCCTGCTGCCGGAGATAGACTCCGCCAAGACGGACCTTCAGCGCCGGGTGGTCCAGAACGAGCGGCGGCAGAGCTACGAGAACCAGCCGTACGGGCTCTCGGAGGAGAACATCCTCCGGCGCCTGTACCCCGAAGCTCACCCGTACCACTGGCCCGTGATCGGCTCGATGGCCGACCTATCGGCGGCGACGCTCGAGGACGTGCGCGATTTCTTCCGGACGTACTACACGCCCAACAACGCAACCATCTCGATCGCGGGCGACATCACGCCGCGCGCGGCGCGCCGCCTGGTGGAGCAGTATTTCGGCGAGGTGCCACGGGGCCCGGCCGTGACCCGTCCCGACGTGCCTTCCTTCACGCTTCCCGCCGACGTCTACGCGACGCTCGAGGACCGCGTGCAGCTGCCGCGCGTATACGATGCCTGGCATTCGGTCCGCGCCTTCGCCGAGGACGACGCCGCGCTCAACGCCCTCGGCGACGTCCTGGCGAGCGGGAAGTCGTCCCGGCTGTACCGCCGCCTGGTCTACGAGCTCCAGATCGCCAACCAGGTGGCGGCGTTCCAGGACGCCGGGCGCCTCGATGGGAAGTTCGAGATCATCGCCACCGCGCGGCCGGGACACGACCTCAACGAGATCCAGCGGGTGATCGACGAGGAGGTCCGCCGCATCGCGGAGACCGGCCCGACTCAGCGCGAGCTCGAGCGGGTGCAGAACTCGGACGAGGCCCAGTTCCTCGACGGGATGGAGCGGGTGGGCGGATTCAGCGGAAAGGCGAACCAGTTGAACTTCTACAACTACTTCGTGGGCACTCCCGACTACTTCCAGCGGGACCTCGAGCGCTATCTGCGCCTCGCTCCGGCGGACATCCAGCGCGTGGCGCGGCAGTACCTCACCCAGGCGCACCGCGTAGTGCTGAGCGTGGTGCCGCAGGGAAGCTCGAACCTCGCCGCGACCCAAGGAGTCGTGCCATGAAGGCGGGCACAGGCGTACCGGCGCACCGGCGCACAAGGGTGCGGCAGACGAGGCGACAGCTCGGCGCGGCGCTGACTATCGCCTTCCTGTGCGGCGGCGCGTCCGTGCGTCTGTTGCCCGCTCAAGCCGTGGACCGCACCCGCCCTCCCGTCCTGCCGCCGGCCCCGCCGCTGCGAGTGCCGCCGGTCCAGACCGCGATCCTGCCTAACGGGCTTGAACTGGCGGTGGTCGAGATGCACGAGGTGCCGGTAGTGGACGTCTCGCTGCTGTTCCGCGCCGGCGCGGTTCGCGACCCGGCGGACCTCCCCGGCCTCGCCACCTTCGCGGCCAACATGCTCGACGAAGGCGCCGGCGCCCGCACCGCGCTCGACATCGCCGAAGAGGTGGCTTATCTGGGCGCAAGCTTCAGCACCTTCGCCGGGGTCGAGGCGAGCCAAGTCACGCTCCACGTGCCCAAGCGCCGGCTCGGGCCCGCGATGGACCTGATGGCGGACGTGGTCCTGCGTCCGACGTTCGCGGACTCCGAGATCGCGCGCCAGAGAGACCTCCGCCGCACCGCCATCATCCAGCTCCGTGACCAGCCGACGGCGATCGCCCCCATCGCCTTCAACGCCATCGTCTTCGGATCGGCTCACCCGTACGGCCGGCCGGCCGGCGGCACCGAAGTGTCCACCGCGGCGCTGAACCGCGACCGCGTGGCGCAGTTCTACCAGACCTACTATCGCCCGAACAACGCGCGGCTCCTCATCGTCGGCGACATCACCATGAGCGAGGCGCGGCGGCTCGCAACGGAGAAGTTCGGGGCCTGGGCCCGGGGCGAAGTGCCGCTGCTGCCGCTGGCCACGGCGCCGGCCCCCGCACGGCGAACGGTCTACCTGGTGGACAAGCCGGGCGCGGCCCAGTCGGTGATCCGAATAGGACACGTGGGAGTTCCACGCTCCACCCCCGACTACGCCGCGCTCCAGGTCCTCAACACGATCCTGGGCGGGTCGTTCACCTCGCGGCTCAACCAGAACCTCCGCGAGGAGCACGGCTACAGCTACGGCGCGTCATCGCGGTTCGACATGTACCGGATGGCCGGCCCGTTCCGCGCTTACGCGTCGGTCGTTACAGCCAAGACCGATAGCTCCCTCATCGAGTTCCTCCGCGAGCTGAGACGCGTCCGCGACGAAGCCGTCCCCCAGGCCGAGCTGGACAAGGCCAAGGCGTACATCGCACTCAGCCTGCCGAGCGAGTTCGAGACCACCGCCGGCTCCGCGTCACAGTTCCTCGACCTGCTCGGCAACGACCTGCCGCTCGACTTCTACGGCACGTACGTCCAGCGCGTAAACGCCGTCACCGCCGCCGACGTGCAACGCGTGGCGCGCCAATATGTCGACCCGGAGCACTTCTCCATCCTGGTCGTCGGCGACCGAAGCCAGATAGAGGCCGGCATCCGGGCGCTGAACGAGGGACCGATCTCGCTGCGCGACATCTGGGGCCAGGAAGTCCGTTGACCGACGAGGCACCCGGCCGGATCAACTCCCAGCGCATCTACACCGGCCGGGTGCTCAACCTCGACGTGGACACCGTCCGCTACCCCGACGGCACGTCGGGGGACCTCGAGATGATCCGCCACCCCGGCGCCTCCGCTGTAGTACCGGTGCTGTCGGACGAAGACGTGGCAGATCCGCAGATCCTCCTGATCCACCAGTACCGCTACGCAGCCAATGGACCGGTCTGGGAGGTGCCCGCCGGCCGGCTCGAAGCAGGCGAAACCCCCGAAGCCTGCGCCCGGCGGGAGCTGCTCGAGGAGACCGGCGCCACCGCCGCCCGTTTCGACCAGCTCACCACCATCTACACGACCCCGGGCTTCACCGACGAACGCATCCACCTGTTCGCCGCCTGGGGCATCACCATCAGCGGCCACCGGCGCGAGCCGAACGAGTTCCTGGAAGTCCGGCCGCTGGTGCTGAGTCGGGTCCTCGGTATGGTGCGCAGTGGCGAGATCTCCGACGCCAAGACCATGGTGGCAGTGCTGTTTTTCGCCGGTTTCCGATTGGGGCTGTAGCCAAAAGGGGACGATTGCAACACAGTCAATCTGGCACAGCCATCCTGTCGCTAGCGCCGTAATCACTTGTGAATAAACAATTTAGCCAAGTGCAGCTCCATGCAAGTCATCCCGGTATGGTTCCTGCGCTTGGAACCAAGTGACCTCTCACGTCGTTGGGTGACTTGTGGCGCTGACAATGAAAGAGAGCATTCGCGCGGCGAGGCGGCAGCTACCGCCCGCCCGCCCCTTGGAGGGCCTGGATGACAGCCGGGTCGTCCAGACGTTCTTGGACGGTGACGCGCGAGCGTTCACCGAGCTGGTCGTCCGTTACCAGACCAGGCTGCTGAACTTCGTCTACCGTACTATCGGCGACCGCGAGCGCGGGGAGGACCTGGTACAGGAGGTCTTCATCCGCGTGCATCGTCATCTGCACCGGTTCGACCAATCGAAGAAGTTCTCGACGTGGATCTACACCATCGCGTCAAACCTCGCCAAGAACGAGCTGCGGAACCGGAGCCGGAATCCGCTGGTCCTTTTCCAGGCGATCAAGAAGCAGTGGGACGCCGATCACCGGCCGCTCCAGTTCGAGGACTCCAGCTCGCGCCCCGACGATCTGTTCCACAAGCGGCACCTCCGGGAGCTGGTCGAGCGGTCCGTGGCCCAGCTCCCCGAGCATCACCGGGTGGTCTTCGTGCTGCGGGAGCTGGAGGGGAAGTCCTACGAAGAGATCGCCGAGATCACGAGCTGCAACCTCGGAACGGTGAAAAGCCGCCTTAACCGGGCCCGCAACAGCTTCGCCGCGATCATAGCCCCGCACCTCGACTGACGGGACGCGGGCGGCTCCGCGTTCCACCTGGGAACCCGGGGACGGCCGCCGTGGTACTACCCTGGTCTACGCCTCGGGCTTCGATGAACTGCTGCGAGTTCCGCGAGAACTACTCCGACTTTGCTGACGGCCTGCTCGACCAGGCCGCCGAGATCGACGCTCGGCATCACCTGGCCGAGTGTGCCGCCTGCCATCGCTTCGACGCGGCTTTCCGAACCGGCGTCGGGATGTTGAGAGAGATACCAGGGGTAACGCCGTCGCGATGTTTCGCCGAAAACCTCATTCAAAAGATCAGGCACGAGGCTTTCTCGGCGACTCCCGCCCTGCGCCGCTGGTCGGGCGCGGCCGGCGCGATGCTGATCGTCACCGTCATAGGTATCATCGGCTGGGATTACCGCGGCCGCGGGGAGGAGGGTACTCGTCCGGCGGCGCCGGCCAGGCGCTTCCCCGATGGTGCGCCGATCTGGGGCATTCGGAGCAACTCGGCGCTTCGCTTCGGCCACGACTCGGCTCTCTACGCCGAAAACCCCTTCCGCCCCGTCCCCGCCGCGACCGATACCCACCGCACGCTCTACGCCGGCCAACTGAGGTTCGAGACCCGCGCGGTCTGGGCCGGCCGCTAGCCCGGAGAAGGCTTTTGCGGGGTGGCCTTTCGGGCTAAGTTGCGCCCGATGCCCGCTCTCGATTTCGATGCGCTGCTGCGGTCGCTCAAAAAGGGCGAAATCCGACCAGCCTATTATTTCCACGGCGCCGAAGACCTCCTGAAGGACGACGCGTTGAGAGGCCTCCTCGCGACG of Gemmatimonadales bacterium contains these proteins:
- a CDS encoding YdcF family protein; the protein is MRRAVGVLAGVVLLAWLASLAAVARAARLDRAAPADAIIVLGAAQYNGRPSPVLKARLDHALSLYRRGLAPFIIVTGGIGAGDTLSEAAVAERYLWGAGIPEPAILKDATGHSSVASLRAAARKVRARSGRRVILVSDGFHMLRLTIIGKRLQLEPLASPATQSPIRASFRRELWFLLAESIKAPIAFLVTRS
- a CDS encoding pitrilysin family protein codes for the protein MTDAQTRRRTAVHRSRYGGTAVRAVVLLFLAAVPPFRLAAQQLRVPYSTFTLPNGLQVILHEDHSVPVVTVNTWYHVGSGDERPGRTGLAHLFEHVMFMGSQHVPTGDFDRLLEAAGADNNGSTTEDRTNYYEDGPAGALPLMLFLDADRMGFLLPEIDSAKTDLQRRVVQNERRQSYENQPYGLSEENILRRLYPEAHPYHWPVIGSMADLSAATLEDVRDFFRTYYTPNNATISIAGDITPRAARRLVEQYFGEVPRGPAVTRPDVPSFTLPADVYATLEDRVQLPRVYDAWHSVRAFAEDDAALNALGDVLASGKSSRLYRRLVYELQIANQVAAFQDAGRLDGKFEIIATARPGHDLNEIQRVIDEEVRRIAETGPTQRELERVQNSDEAQFLDGMERVGGFSGKANQLNFYNYFVGTPDYFQRDLERYLRLAPADIQRVARQYLTQAHRVVLSVVPQGSSNLAATQGVVP
- a CDS encoding pitrilysin family protein, whose product is MKAGTGVPAHRRTRVRQTRRQLGAALTIAFLCGGASVRLLPAQAVDRTRPPVLPPAPPLRVPPVQTAILPNGLELAVVEMHEVPVVDVSLLFRAGAVRDPADLPGLATFAANMLDEGAGARTALDIAEEVAYLGASFSTFAGVEASQVTLHVPKRRLGPAMDLMADVVLRPTFADSEIARQRDLRRTAIIQLRDQPTAIAPIAFNAIVFGSAHPYGRPAGGTEVSTAALNRDRVAQFYQTYYRPNNARLLIVGDITMSEARRLATEKFGAWARGEVPLLPLATAPAPARRTVYLVDKPGAAQSVIRIGHVGVPRSTPDYAALQVLNTILGGSFTSRLNQNLREEHGYSYGASSRFDMYRMAGPFRAYASVVTAKTDSSLIEFLRELRRVRDEAVPQAELDKAKAYIALSLPSEFETTAGSASQFLDLLGNDLPLDFYGTYVQRVNAVTAADVQRVARQYVDPEHFSILVVGDRSQIEAGIRALNEGPISLRDIWGQEVR
- a CDS encoding NUDIX hydrolase is translated as MTDEAPGRINSQRIYTGRVLNLDVDTVRYPDGTSGDLEMIRHPGASAVVPVLSDEDVADPQILLIHQYRYAANGPVWEVPAGRLEAGETPEACARRELLEETGATAARFDQLTTIYTTPGFTDERIHLFAAWGITISGHRREPNEFLEVRPLVLSRVLGMVRSGEISDAKTMVAVLFFAGFRLGL
- a CDS encoding sigma-70 family RNA polymerase sigma factor — its product is MKESIRAARRQLPPARPLEGLDDSRVVQTFLDGDARAFTELVVRYQTRLLNFVYRTIGDRERGEDLVQEVFIRVHRHLHRFDQSKKFSTWIYTIASNLAKNELRNRSRNPLVLFQAIKKQWDADHRPLQFEDSSSRPDDLFHKRHLRELVERSVAQLPEHHRVVFVLRELEGKSYEEIAEITSCNLGTVKSRLNRARNSFAAIIAPHLD
- a CDS encoding zf-HC2 domain-containing protein: MNCCEFRENYSDFADGLLDQAAEIDARHHLAECAACHRFDAAFRTGVGMLREIPGVTPSRCFAENLIQKIRHEAFSATPALRRWSGAAGAMLIVTVIGIIGWDYRGRGEEGTRPAAPARRFPDGAPIWGIRSNSALRFGHDSALYAENPFRPVPAATDTHRTLYAGQLRFETRAVWAGR